The sequence TTTACTTATGCggataattttcctttttcagcTAGAAGGTTTAATTGCCGGAGTATTCTTGGTGTTGATATTGATTCTGGTAAGATCTATACTTTGTGCTCTGCAGCTCATTGCAGATCCACTTTATACTTTCACAAATTATATGGATGCCATTTTGTGAATGGTTATTTTTCTTTGAAGGTCTAAGCCTTAATCAATGATGCATTTtattaataactattttaggCACTTATGTATTTAGTCATGTAAAATATAGCCTGAGATGGCTGGATGTTGATTTATTGTTTGACTCTATCATTAGGGAGCATCGATGAAATTGTTTCTTctaatatttataatctatatcATGCTGGAGAGCCTCTTAGTTACTAAATGGGTGGGAACTGAATCAAAGCTCATGATCTGAAACTGTTCTATGCATTAAAGAAGGAAAGTCTTCAAGTCCTAGAAGATTTTTCTCATTGTTGCAAGTTGTGCATACCAACTATAAACTGCCCAGTATTTGCCTGAAGAAGTTTGTGCGTAGAGAAAATAATTTGGAACTTTCATTGTTCAGTTTCATGGATTATAGTGACTTAATCAATATGAAGTCTATCTTTTCACTGGTAGCTTTAGTAATCATTACATCATGCCTTGGTAGTTATTTTAGGAGGAAGTTGATCTCAAAAGTGAAAATTTTTTCACAAATCAAGGTGCTTAAACTGGAGTTAACCTCTTGGTCTTTCTATATTATTGGTTGCTTTGTTTCCAACCTGATCTTCTCCTTATGCAAGATCGAGTTGAAGATGCTTATTGGAATCTTAGAAGGGCAACAAGACTGGGTGATGGGAACCCTAATAATGGTAAGCGTGGTGCTTCCAGAGCTTCAAGGATAGATTTAGAAGCTTGTACAAGTATTTCTTCTTCCAAAGAACATGATCTCCATACCGTTGTCTCCTTCAAACGGCAGAATTTTATATTCAGTCACCATCCACCTGAGAAGCGTTATGATACCATTCTTTGGTAAGTTAATCTTTTTTTCTTGTGTGTTGCACATTAACGCTATTTGTTTCCTTGACCCTTGATACATTTCCCTTCTGGGGTTACAATATGCATGTTTTTTTCTGCATTGCAGTTTGAGTGTGGCAAAGTGGATTCATCTAAACTGGGGAGATGATGGCTTAATTACATTGTTTTCCAAGATTTGGAAACTGCTTAACCTGGTGCTTAATCGTCATACATGCGTACCATCTTGCACTTTGTTTTATATGTTTGTATGTAcattttaaatctaattaagAGCCTTCTTATTTATGCATTCATTCTGAAAGGCAGGGTGGCATTCTTGTTTTGGAGCCTCAACCTTGGAAGTCTTATGAAACCAACTATAGTGTTTCCGAGGTAAAATATTCAGTGCATCCAGATTGTTAATCAACTACCACTTTTAATCaaacttgaaaattttcttaCAACTCTTCTAGCTTCTCGTGTCACATTGCCTTAGATTTCAGCTGATCTTTCAAATGCAGACAACTAAAATGAACTTCAAGACAATAAAGATCCGTCCAGAAGAGTTCCAAGAGATACTCCTAGACAAGgtatttttatgatttatttggaTGAGTTTTTCAAACAACATTagttttcactaatttttggaCAAAATGCCACCCCAGATTGGATTCAGAACAGTTGAAGCCTTAACCCTCGGCTTGTCAGACAGCAATTCAGGAGGATTCAATAgaccaattttagttttccaGAAGTAAGTTGGTAGTAATCTGGACATCTGAACCAAATACAGAAGCCATCAGCTgctcttttttgtttttgtcgAGTTCAACATGTGGGGTTGGAAAGATTCAAGCTTTCGACCTCTGAATCAAGGGTATTTGCCGTGCCAGATTGGATCTGTAGATTTAGTTGTGATATAATAGTAGTGGATCTCTTTAACTTATGCATAGGCGTCTTTTGAAGGCTTGTTGTAAGCTTCTGGTTTTTGATGTTTACGTAATTATCCTTATTAACGATTTGATCCATTATGTATATTATTATTCATATACTcttcttttatcattttcattCACCCATGTCTAAGTTTAAACCTTTCTATGTGACAGATCAAAATTGTTCATCTTcttttatagtttatatttaagAATTAGGTGACAGTTGATGAAGTTGATGCCAAATCAgctcttttttttaatagtttcttTCAGAATATAAACATTTTGAGTTGATATTTGAACTGCTTTTAGGAAGTTAGAAGTGATATCTTTTGAGGGAAAAAAGGGTCAAAAGTGATCCTAACCCATctgtttattttaaatttaatgaagGAATTGTTAACCCGTTCAGCTATGATCAAATTAGCTGCTAAATGTCTAAGGGGCCGTTTGGTGCTCAGATTGAGATAAGTTGAATTGGTAATTATTATAGGAGAAGAGTAATTGGGAGAGTTGATACGAATGACGAGGTAAGAGTTAACATGAATAACGAGGTAATAAATCTCTTTAATAATTGGTGAATTAAATAGTGAATGAGTTTTTTTTACCCACCCAACTCAACTTGGGGGGCCAAACACCCCCTAAAACATACCTTGTCTAAATCCtccattttcatgtttttcaatttattaaaaaaaattgaatttctctaCTTGTAATTCGAAATAATGAATGGTTTGGTAGATTCAGATGGAATTAAGAAAATTGCATGACTGAAGGATATTATTATATGGTTTTTCAACATAATGCCTTGCCCCTTTGAAACTTTTTGAATATTTATtgcttattattttattttttgagtcaagacaaaatcaaaactttattTGATCAATTTCTCAAAAATTGTCTGAATAGAATTATAAATAAggctattattattattatttctttttgaaaattgttctaATTCTCAAAGAATTCGTTTACCGCAAACTATTTACTGACTAGAAAATTGAAtcagaatgtttttttttttttttttttttttttttttttttgttctttttaaaagtaattttcttcatttctctCTCAATTCCTGTTCTATTTCTCCCTCTCTTCTTCCTCTAGATTGGTAACAACTCTTTCTCCTTTATATTTCTCCTTCAAGACAGACAATAATGATAAGATAACGAATAGAattgtttcttctttctctagCAACACTAAACATCTATGACAACGAGTGGAgttttccaaataataaagataAATGACAAAGATGAGAAAGTGAAccaaaaaatgagcaaagagaAAGAAAGTGAGCTAGAAATAGAATAGTAACTCAATAATAAAAGGGGAGTAAAAAAAtttgggaaaattaaaaaatatatggtagttttaaaaactatttagaaaaatattgtacttttgaaactatttagaaaaatattgttgttttttttttaataggtcgacctaggtcgaattttgaaccctcgacctttagattttttttttttttaataatttagacattcgaccttcttctttctttttattttttaaattttccatttttataaaaataatttttaaaaatattttttattattttatattttatttaaactctaaaaagaataaattaaataataataatatcttataaaaataaaagtaaattaaaatatcttttatataaaaataattacaaaaatcaatgtgtcccacaaggcggacgtcatcgatttcgagctggttgtcgttgtTGACTTCGAATTTGAGGTTGCTCTTGTTCTttttgatgttgctctggtaccccTGCAGACTCTTCATGATATAATatttcattatgctctccacgacccccgaccatgtccatgcacgtatgaagacgaaggaccagcctctgagtcataatgtcctgaaccaaatgctggcatcatcatcggattaacataatcagtttgactatGCGTCTGCATCAACAAGGGGCAACTCTTCTACATTATGGgaaacctcatcaaactcatcctcttctcgTACAGGTCCTCTatgtctaggagctggtggaggaacaataggtatatcgtacatataatgtatctcctccatatagctttggttgtcactatatatagcaagaacctggttcgaaTCATTCGCCAAcatcacggagtctactgttgttcgactttgtgaattataaaacaattagataatatttaaaataaatttaaattaaaaataattagataatattcattcatttaccagatgacccacagttGCTCTTGGAcaagtgacgtagcgccttgtgatattattataccaataaATATAGTTTTGAATGACATccctgtcaaactgttcaatagaaacccccactgcaataaaccttgcacgatagtgccatcgcacaaccaaatgtgcaactttttcggaccaatctcccTTAAGTCTATATCATGCAGtaggggttcagtattacaaggtgATGAGACATCCTACTAAAAAccaaattgtctcatcaccctatcaggaagatgccactaaccaatgtgaaaacatatgagaggactcatcgtccaccatatgttttgaccattcgtacaaaaattgggcaaagtatgcataataattttatacaactcccaaataacctgaaaaacaaaatattatattggagaacattaaagacaaatacaataaaaatatgtataaaataatcatttaggttcaatataatgtatttgatcaggttgaagcagatcaaacatgtatctgtaCTGGCtaactacatgtgtggctgtccaagtcacacaaaatttgtctctccacctaaatttttaaattgataatttagaatctaaattaactagatcagtgatataaaaattaaattaaattaaaacaatataCCAATAACCGTAGGCTCGTCTAGCTAACTGAGCatcattaacatgttgtagctgtggagccattgttagaaatcgctcccaagcccatagttgcaaaagtatgagagaccTAGCTATCTCtcaacctcaggtcttgttgctttgcatagttgtctatacaaccatgtcaaacatgctccaccccacgaataccgccccgcaTCATAGATGTTAGCTaatagtggcaggaacatcaagtaaacaaaatgacttgatttgtcagaaaatagacttccacccatcatttgtagtatatatgcttgcgcatatcttatgacggtttcctcgtctgcatcatctgtgagctcacggaattgtgttcctaaccatatcaaacttaacctcgatcctttaattttgtcAGCAGGTGGGGTCACatcgaggtacagttgacaaacttgtgaCCAGTCATCATACATCACTCCAGTGACCGGCTCACcatcaacaggtaaccccaacaacacttctatgtcttgtagagtgatgatagtgcactctccaacggacatatgaaatgtatgtgTCTCaagcctccatctctcgaccaaggctgtgattaaatgccagtccaactgaataaatcctaatcTGGCTACCCATAGAATCCAAAT comes from Benincasa hispida cultivar B227 chromosome 2, ASM972705v1, whole genome shotgun sequence and encodes:
- the LOC120070544 gene encoding probable RNA methyltransferase At5g51130 isoform X1, producing MAEEQEKTEAELKKNPKKRRKHAFPYGNYQNYYGYRVGQNLVEDPRLKVFKKEWFEGKDCLDIGCNNGIVTIQIARRFNCRSILGVDIDSDRVEDAYWNLRRATRLGDGNPNNGKRGASRASRIDLEACTSISSSKEHDLHTVVSFKRQNFIFSHHPPEKRYDTILCLSVAKWIHLNWGDDGLITLFSKIWKLLNLVLNRHTCGGILVLEPQPWKSYETNYSVSETTKMNFKTIKIRPEEFQEILLDKIGFRTVEALTLGLSDSNSGGFNRPILVFQK
- the LOC120070544 gene encoding probable RNA methyltransferase At5g51130 isoform X2; this encodes MAEEQEKTEAELKKNPKKRRKHAFPYGNYQNYYGYRVGQNLVEDPRLKVFKKEWFEGKDCLDIGCNNGIVTIQIARRFNCRSILGVDIDSDRVEDAYWNLRRATRLGDGNPNNGKRGASRASRIDLEACTSISSSKEHDLHTVVSFKRQNFIFSHHPPEKRYDTILCLSVAKWIHLNWGDDGLITLFSKIWKLLNLGGILVLEPQPWKSYETNYSVSETTKMNFKTIKIRPEEFQEILLDKIGFRTVEALTLGLSDSNSGGFNRPILVFQK
- the LOC120070544 gene encoding probable RNA methyltransferase At5g51130 isoform X3, giving the protein MLGRLKTVFCVHLSARKLSRRFNCRSILGVDIDSDRVEDAYWNLRRATRLGDGNPNNGKRGASRASRIDLEACTSISSSKEHDLHTVVSFKRQNFIFSHHPPEKRYDTILCLSVAKWIHLNWGDDGLITLFSKIWKLLNLVLNRHTCGGILVLEPQPWKSYETNYSVSETTKMNFKTIKIRPEEFQEILLDKIGFRTVEALTLGLSDSNSGGFNRPILVFQK